In one Pseudomonas sp. SCA2728.1_7 genomic region, the following are encoded:
- a CDS encoding DUF934 domain-containing protein, with protein MQRIIKNNEVVDETWHLLPKDFNIDEISNCDDLIVPLQLWREHSRMLKARDGGLGVWLDADEEAEEIGEDVAEFQVIALNFPAFTDGRNYSNARLLRDRYGFKGELRAIGDVLRDQLFYMHRCGFDAFAIRADKDPYEALEGLKDFSVTYQAATDEPLPLFRRR; from the coding sequence ATGCAGCGAATCATTAAGAACAACGAGGTCGTCGACGAAACCTGGCACTTGCTGCCCAAGGATTTCAACATCGACGAGATCAGCAACTGCGACGACTTGATCGTGCCGCTGCAACTGTGGCGCGAACACAGCCGCATGCTCAAGGCCCGCGACGGTGGCCTGGGTGTGTGGCTGGACGCTGACGAAGAAGCCGAAGAAATCGGTGAAGACGTCGCCGAGTTTCAGGTGATCGCGCTGAATTTCCCGGCGTTCACCGACGGCCGCAACTACTCCAACGCCCGTCTGCTGCGTGACCGTTACGGTTTCAAAGGTGAACTGCGGGCGATTGGTGATGTGCTGCGCGATCAGCTGTTCTATATGCATCGCTGCGGTTTCGATGCCTTTGCCATCCGTGCGGACAAAGACCCGTACGAAGCGCTGGAAGGCCTCAAGGACTTCTCGGTGACCTATCAGGCCGCCACCGACGAACCGCTGCCGCTGTTCCGTCGCCGCTAA
- the sohB gene encoding protease SohB, translating to MEFFTEYASFLAKTVTLVIAILVVLASFAALRSKGRRKSAGQLQVSKLNDFYKGLRERLEQTLLDKDQLKALRKGEAKSEKSEKKRKSKPETKSRVFVLDFDGDIKASATESLRHEITALLTLATPKDEVVLRLESGGGMVHSYGLASSQLARIREAGVPLTVCIDKVAASGGYMMACIGEKIISAPFAILGSIGVVAQLPNVNRLLKKHDIDFEVLTAGEYKRTLTVFGENTEKGREKFQEDLDITHQLFKNFVARYRPQLAIDDVATGEVWLGVAALDKQLVDELKTSDEYLADRAKKAEVYHLHYAERKSLQERIGMAASGSVDRVLLSWWSRLTQQRFW from the coding sequence GTGGAGTTTTTCACCGAATACGCCAGCTTCCTGGCCAAGACCGTTACCCTGGTGATCGCCATTCTGGTGGTGCTGGCCAGTTTTGCTGCATTGCGCAGCAAGGGCCGGCGCAAATCGGCCGGTCAGTTGCAGGTCAGCAAACTCAATGATTTCTACAAAGGCCTGCGTGAGCGGCTGGAGCAGACCTTGCTCGACAAGGATCAGTTAAAGGCCTTGCGTAAAGGCGAAGCCAAGTCCGAGAAAAGCGAGAAGAAACGCAAGAGCAAACCCGAGACCAAATCCCGCGTATTCGTCCTCGATTTCGACGGTGACATCAAAGCCTCGGCCACTGAAAGCCTGCGCCATGAAATCACCGCGCTGCTGACCTTGGCCACGCCAAAAGACGAAGTGGTCCTGAGGCTGGAAAGCGGTGGCGGCATGGTTCACAGCTACGGCCTGGCGTCGTCGCAACTGGCGCGTATTCGCGAGGCCGGCGTGCCATTGACCGTGTGCATCGACAAGGTTGCGGCCAGTGGCGGCTACATGATGGCGTGCATCGGCGAGAAGATCATCAGTGCGCCGTTCGCGATTCTCGGTTCGATCGGCGTGGTGGCGCAGTTGCCCAACGTCAACCGCTTGCTCAAAAAGCACGACATCGACTTTGAAGTCCTCACCGCCGGCGAGTACAAACGCACCCTGACCGTGTTTGGCGAAAACACCGAGAAGGGCCGCGAGAAGTTTCAGGAAGACCTGGACATCACTCATCAGCTGTTCAAGAACTTCGTCGCCCGCTATCGCCCGCAACTGGCGATAGACGACGTGGCGACCGGTGAAGTCTGGCTCGGCGTCGCGGCGCTGGATAAGCAACTGGTCGATGAGCTCAAGACCAGTGATGAATATTTGGCCGACCGGGCGAAAAAGGCTGAGGTCTATCACCTGCACTACGCCGAGCGCAAAAGCTTGCAGGAGCGTATCGGCATGGCCGCCAGCGGCTCGGTCGACCGCGTACTGCTGAGCTGGTGGAGTCGCCTGACCCAGCAGCGCTTCTGGTAA
- a CDS encoding histidine phosphatase family protein, with protein sequence MGSIYLIRHGQASFGADDYDVLSPTGVRQAEILGQHLAELGISFDRCLAGDLRRQQHTATSALAQFTAKGLPIPTLETDSAFNEFDADAVIRALLPDMLADEPEALDILRNAAQNRGEFQRIFALIIERWLAGTYDTPGLESWLGFVERVQAGLQRILDLADKNQKIAVFTSGGTITALLHLITQMPAKQAFELNWQIVNTSLNQLKFRGREVALASFNSHAHLQLLKAPELITFR encoded by the coding sequence GTGGGCAGCATCTACTTGATTCGACATGGCCAGGCCTCCTTTGGTGCAGACGACTATGACGTCCTGTCGCCGACCGGTGTGCGCCAGGCAGAAATCCTCGGTCAGCACCTCGCTGAACTGGGTATCAGCTTCGATCGCTGCCTCGCCGGTGACCTGCGTCGCCAGCAGCACACGGCCACCAGCGCGCTGGCGCAATTCACCGCCAAAGGGCTGCCAATACCGACGCTGGAAACCGATTCCGCCTTCAACGAGTTCGATGCCGACGCGGTGATCCGCGCCCTGCTCCCGGACATGCTGGCAGACGAGCCGGAAGCTCTCGACATCCTGCGCAACGCCGCGCAGAACCGTGGTGAATTCCAACGCATTTTCGCCCTGATCATCGAGCGCTGGCTGGCCGGCACTTATGACACACCGGGGCTGGAAAGCTGGCTGGGTTTCGTCGAACGGGTTCAGGCCGGGCTGCAGCGGATTCTCGATCTGGCCGATAAAAACCAGAAAATCGCCGTGTTCACCTCCGGCGGCACCATCACCGCCCTGCTCCACCTCATTACGCAAATGCCTGCGAAACAGGCCTTTGAATTGAACTGGCAAATCGTCAACACCTCGCTCAACCAGCTGAAGTTCCGCGGTCGCGAGGTGGCTTTGGCCTCCTTCAACAGTCATGCACATCTGCAACTGCTGAAGGCTCCGGAACTCATCACTTTTCGCTGA
- a CDS encoding SCP2 sterol-binding domain-containing protein, with protein sequence MTSVADAVKAMQAKFNPAAAAGLDLVFGFNITDEDKQYSLIVKDGTCDIQEGENPDANCTLVLDSETLKGIVSGETDGMQAFMGGKLRVEGDMMLSMKLSELFPS encoded by the coding sequence ATGACCTCCGTAGCTGATGCCGTAAAAGCAATGCAAGCCAAGTTCAATCCAGCCGCTGCTGCCGGTCTGGATCTGGTCTTCGGTTTCAACATCACCGACGAAGACAAGCAGTACTCGCTGATCGTAAAAGACGGCACTTGCGACATCCAGGAAGGCGAAAACCCGGACGCCAACTGCACGCTGGTGCTGGACAGCGAAACCCTGAAAGGTATCGTCAGCGGTGAAACCGACGGCATGCAGGCTTTCATGGGCGGCAAGCTGCGCGTTGAAGGCGACATGATGCTGTCGATGAAACTGTCCGAGCTGTTCCCGTCGTAA
- a CDS encoding ABC transporter ATP-binding protein: MPEHLIEIRDLRVAFNGQPVVHGIDLDIRPGECVALVGESGSGKSVTAHSILQLLDPAITRIDGSIRYAGEELLGVHERYLRQLRGNRIAMIFQEPMSSLNPLHTIERQLGESLALHKGLAGAAARQRILQLLELVGIQRPRERLKAYPHQLSGGQRQRVMIAMALACEPQLLIADEPTTALDVTVQRKILLLLKELQERLGMALLIISHDLNLVRNIAQRVAVMRGGVIVEQASCEQLFSAPQHPYSIELLNAEPGGEALCREPAEDLLEVRDLNVRFRLGGGWLRAKSYLHAVNGIDLNLQRGKTLGIVGESGSGKSTLGQAILRLLDAQGSIRFQGEALEQLSGKQLRPLRKRLQVVFQDPFGSLSPRLCVEQIIAEGLQVHSDLTAAERERAVIDVLREVGLDPVTRHRYPHEFSGGQRQRIAIARALVLKPDLILLDEPTSALDRTVQKQIVALLRRLQAEHGLTYLFISHDLAVVRALAHDLIVMKDGEVVERGETNALFHAAQHPYTRELLAASFTDDPVSNVGASLLANAM; the protein is encoded by the coding sequence ATGCCTGAACATTTGATCGAAATACGTGACCTGCGTGTCGCGTTCAATGGCCAGCCCGTGGTGCATGGCATCGACCTCGATATCCGCCCCGGCGAGTGCGTGGCGCTGGTTGGGGAATCCGGCTCCGGTAAATCGGTGACGGCGCACAGCATTCTGCAATTGCTTGACCCTGCCATCACGCGAATTGACGGCAGCATTCGTTATGCCGGCGAAGAACTGCTCGGCGTGCATGAACGCTACTTGCGGCAATTGCGTGGCAACCGCATCGCGATGATTTTTCAGGAGCCGATGAGTTCACTGAACCCTTTGCACACGATTGAGCGGCAGTTGGGCGAAAGCCTGGCGCTGCACAAGGGGCTGGCTGGGGCGGCGGCGCGCCAACGGATTTTGCAGTTGCTGGAGCTGGTGGGCATTCAACGCCCGCGCGAACGGCTCAAGGCCTATCCACATCAACTGTCGGGCGGACAACGGCAACGGGTGATGATCGCCATGGCGCTGGCCTGCGAGCCGCAGTTACTGATCGCCGACGAACCGACTACAGCACTGGACGTAACCGTGCAACGCAAGATTCTGCTGTTGCTCAAGGAGCTGCAAGAACGGCTGGGCATGGCCCTGTTGATCATCAGTCATGATCTGAATCTGGTGCGCAACATCGCTCAGCGGGTGGCGGTCATGCGTGGCGGGGTGATTGTCGAACAGGCGTCGTGTGAACAGTTGTTCAGTGCGCCGCAACATCCTTACAGCATTGAGTTGCTCAACGCCGAACCGGGTGGCGAGGCGTTGTGTCGGGAACCCGCTGAGGATTTGCTGGAGGTGCGCGATCTCAATGTACGCTTCCGTTTGGGCGGCGGATGGCTGCGCGCGAAGTCGTACTTGCACGCGGTCAATGGCATTGATTTGAATCTTCAGCGCGGCAAGACCTTGGGTATCGTTGGCGAGTCCGGTTCCGGCAAGTCGACGTTGGGTCAGGCGATTCTGCGTTTGCTCGATGCCCAAGGCAGTATTCGCTTTCAAGGCGAGGCGCTGGAGCAGTTGAGCGGCAAGCAACTCCGGCCGCTGCGCAAACGCCTGCAAGTGGTGTTTCAGGATCCGTTCGGCAGCCTCAGCCCACGCCTGTGCGTGGAGCAGATCATCGCTGAAGGTTTACAGGTGCACAGCGATCTGACCGCCGCTGAGCGCGAACGGGCGGTGATCGATGTGTTGCGTGAAGTCGGTCTCGACCCTGTCACACGGCATCGCTATCCCCATGAGTTTTCCGGTGGTCAGCGGCAACGCATCGCGATTGCCCGGGCGCTGGTGCTCAAGCCCGACTTGATCCTGCTGGATGAACCGACGTCGGCACTGGATCGCACGGTGCAGAAGCAGATTGTCGCGCTGTTGCGGCGTTTGCAGGCGGAACACGGCTTGACCTATCTGTTCATCAGTCACGATCTGGCGGTGGTGCGCGCGTTGGCGCATGACTTGATTGTGATGAAGGACGGTGAAGTGGTGGAGCGTGGTGAGACGAATGCGCTGTTTCATGCAGCGCAGCATCCGTATACCCGAGAGTTACTGGCCGCTTCGTTTACTGACGACCCCGTATCAAATGTGGGAGCGAGCCTGCTCGCGAATGCGATGTGA
- a CDS encoding ABC transporter permease, producing MLTLSPISQRRWARFKAHRRGWWSLWLFLALFGLSLGGELVANDKPLLVTYQGDWYFPAFKRYTEQDFGGELPFQPDYRSAQVRQLIEGQGGRLWFAPIPFAFDTVNYDLTEPAPSPPSGDNWLGTDDQARDVLARVIFGTRISLLFALALTAASAVIGIAAGALQGYYGGWVDLIGQRLLEVWSGLPVLYLLIILSGFVEPNFWWLLGIMALFSWLSLVDVVRAEFLRSRGLEYVKAARALGVGDAQVIVRHILPNAMSATLTYLPFILTGAIATLSALDFLGFGMPAGSASLGELIGQGKSNLQAPWLGLTAFFALALILSLLVFIGEACRDAFDPRI from the coding sequence ATGCTGACGTTATCTCCAATTAGCCAGCGTCGCTGGGCGCGGTTCAAGGCACATCGGCGCGGCTGGTGGTCGTTGTGGCTGTTTCTCGCGCTGTTCGGCCTGAGCCTCGGCGGTGAGTTGGTGGCCAATGACAAACCGCTGCTGGTGACGTATCAGGGCGACTGGTATTTCCCGGCGTTCAAGCGCTACACCGAGCAGGACTTTGGCGGTGAACTGCCGTTTCAACCGGACTATCGCAGCGCGCAGGTGCGGCAATTGATCGAGGGGCAGGGCGGGCGGTTGTGGTTTGCGCCGATCCCGTTCGCGTTCGACACGGTCAATTACGACCTCACGGAGCCGGCACCGAGCCCGCCCAGTGGCGACAACTGGCTGGGCACTGATGATCAGGCGCGCGACGTGCTGGCACGGGTGATATTCGGCACGCGCATATCGCTGTTGTTTGCCTTGGCGCTGACCGCGGCGAGTGCAGTGATTGGCATCGCCGCCGGGGCATTGCAGGGTTATTACGGCGGTTGGGTCGACCTGATCGGTCAACGTTTGCTGGAGGTCTGGTCGGGGCTGCCGGTGTTGTACCTGCTGATCATTCTGTCCGGGTTTGTCGAGCCCAACTTCTGGTGGTTGCTGGGGATCATGGCGCTGTTTTCCTGGTTGAGCCTGGTCGATGTGGTGCGCGCCGAGTTCCTGCGCAGTCGCGGTCTGGAATACGTGAAAGCCGCGCGTGCACTGGGTGTCGGCGATGCGCAGGTGATCGTTCGGCACATCCTGCCCAATGCCATGAGCGCGACGCTGACTTATCTGCCGTTCATTCTCACCGGGGCGATTGCAACCTTGTCGGCGCTGGATTTTCTCGGTTTCGGCATGCCGGCCGGCAGTGCTTCGCTGGGTGAGTTGATTGGCCAGGGCAAGAGCAATCTGCAAGCGCCGTGGCTTGGCCTCACCGCGTTCTTTGCCTTGGCGCTGATCCTTTCACTGCTGGTATTCATCGGCGAAGCCTGCCGCGATGCGTTTGATCCGAGGATTTGA
- a CDS encoding microcin C ABC transporter permease YejB — translation MWGYSLRRLLLIVPTLLAILLVNFVIVQAAPGGPVEQAIARLQGIGVGAAVGSSHVETVGGESRATRGLDPKLVADIERQYGFDKPASERLWLMLKSYAQLDFGQSFFRGASVTELIWQKLPVTLSLGLWATLITYLVSIPLGIRKAVHNGSAFDVWSSVAIIIGYALPGFLFALLLIVVFAGGTALDWFPVRGLVSDNFAELSPWAKVADYFWHLVLPVTALVIGGFATLTILTKNSFLNEISRLYVVTARAKGLSQRQVLYGHVFRNAMLLVVAGLPQALVTVFFGGSLLIEVIFSLDGLGRLSYEAAVARDYPVVFGSLFIFTLFGLLIKLLGDLCYTLVDPRIDFTARAA, via the coding sequence ATGTGGGGTTATAGCCTGCGGCGTCTGCTGCTGATCGTGCCGACCTTGCTGGCGATCCTGCTGGTCAATTTCGTTATCGTGCAAGCCGCGCCCGGTGGCCCGGTCGAGCAGGCCATTGCGCGCTTGCAGGGGATTGGCGTGGGCGCGGCGGTCGGTTCCAGCCATGTCGAAACCGTCGGGGGCGAGTCTCGCGCCACCCGGGGGCTGGACCCGAAACTGGTGGCTGATATCGAGCGTCAGTACGGCTTCGACAAGCCCGCCAGCGAGCGCTTGTGGCTGATGCTCAAAAGCTATGCGCAACTGGACTTCGGCCAGAGTTTCTTTCGCGGTGCCAGCGTCACCGAATTGATCTGGCAGAAACTGCCGGTGACCTTGTCGCTGGGCCTTTGGGCGACGCTGATCACCTATCTGGTGTCGATTCCGCTGGGCATTCGCAAAGCCGTGCACAACGGCTCGGCGTTCGATGTCTGGAGCAGCGTGGCGATCATCATCGGTTATGCGCTGCCGGGATTTCTCTTCGCACTGCTGCTGATCGTGGTGTTTGCCGGTGGCACGGCGCTGGACTGGTTTCCGGTGCGCGGGCTGGTCTCGGACAACTTCGCCGAACTGTCGCCGTGGGCCAAGGTGGCCGACTATTTCTGGCACTTGGTGCTGCCGGTGACTGCCTTGGTCATCGGTGGTTTCGCCACGTTGACGATCCTCACCAAGAACAGTTTTCTCAACGAGATCTCGCGACTGTACGTGGTGACCGCGCGCGCCAAGGGACTGAGTCAACGGCAGGTGTTGTACGGCCATGTGTTTCGCAATGCGATGCTGCTGGTCGTCGCCGGTTTGCCGCAAGCGTTGGTGACGGTGTTCTTCGGCGGCTCGTTGCTGATCGAAGTGATCTTTTCCCTCGATGGTCTCGGCCGTCTCAGTTACGAAGCAGCGGTCGCGCGCGACTATCCGGTGGTGTTCGGTTCGCTGTTCATCTTCACCTTGTTCGGCCTGCTGATAAAACTGCTCGGCGACCTTTGTTACACGCTGGTTGACCCGCGTATCGACTTCACCGCGAGGGCTGCCTGA
- a CDS encoding extracellular solute-binding protein, producing the protein MFSRLILFSAFALLTPFSWAAPQPALTVYGEPAKYAPDFQHLAYANPDAPKGGSLRRSSLESGPFDHLIPYTDKGTGVADIDGWLYAPLAYRSKDEPYSVYGLVAQQMELDPDRRWIRFYLNPKARFDDGTPITAEDVRYTFELFTTQGSLKYRQQFRDVAEVVVESPTQVRFLFKNNDSRTLPLDLATLPVLPEHWWRTRDFAEGGGFEIPPGSGPYRISAVDAGRSVKFQRVRDWWAKDLPITRGLYNFDQLSVEFFADTDVSRQVLKAGGFDYNREFSATSYTIGYAGAALEQGKLLREHLAPGAAQGAQGFVFNLQKPPFQDRRVRQAIAMLWDFEWSNRQMMRSMYLRQRSFFSHSALAATALPDAEELKILEPLRGQIPDEVFTTVFEAPKTDGSGNIRAEQLQALKLLEAAGWKPQGDQLVNANGEPLHFTFLNGQKGFERLLLPFKRNLAQIGIGFDIRQVDTAQYTNRVRNRDYDMIVAGYPVSQAPGREMFNYFGSDGAADPGSNNYMVLRDPAVDALLEGLVQADNRESLLRHAHALDRVLQWGYYWVPNYYPPGISTVWWNRFGRPAIAPLYDAGLDTWWEISPTALTTTQMHKEYAHVGL; encoded by the coding sequence ATGTTCTCCAGGCTCATTTTGTTCAGCGCTTTCGCGCTTTTAACGCCGTTCAGTTGGGCCGCCCCGCAACCGGCGTTAACGGTCTACGGCGAACCCGCCAAATACGCCCCCGACTTCCAGCACCTGGCCTACGCCAACCCCGACGCGCCGAAGGGCGGCAGCCTGCGCCGATCTTCCCTAGAAAGCGGCCCGTTCGACCACCTGATTCCTTACACCGACAAAGGCACCGGCGTGGCCGACATCGATGGCTGGCTCTACGCGCCACTGGCCTATCGCAGCAAGGACGAACCCTACAGCGTCTACGGTCTGGTGGCGCAGCAGATGGAGCTGGATCCGGATCGCCGCTGGATACGCTTCTACCTGAACCCGAAGGCGCGTTTCGACGACGGCACGCCGATCACCGCCGAAGACGTGCGCTACACCTTCGAGCTGTTCACCACTCAGGGCAGCCTCAAATACCGCCAGCAGTTTCGCGATGTCGCTGAAGTCGTTGTGGAGTCGCCGACGCAAGTGCGCTTCCTCTTCAAGAACAACGACAGCCGCACCTTGCCGCTGGATCTGGCGACACTGCCGGTGCTGCCCGAGCATTGGTGGCGCACCCGCGATTTCGCCGAGGGCGGCGGTTTCGAAATTCCGCCGGGCAGTGGCCCGTATCGCATCAGCGCGGTGGATGCCGGGCGCAGCGTGAAATTCCAGCGGGTGCGGGACTGGTGGGCCAAGGATCTGCCGATCACTCGCGGCCTCTACAACTTCGATCAACTGAGCGTGGAGTTCTTCGCCGACACCGACGTGTCGCGGCAGGTGCTCAAGGCCGGCGGCTTCGATTACAACCGCGAATTCTCTGCCACCAGTTACACCATCGGCTACGCGGGCGCTGCACTCGAGCAAGGCAAATTGCTTCGTGAACATCTCGCACCGGGTGCCGCGCAAGGCGCGCAGGGCTTTGTGTTCAACCTGCAGAAACCGCCGTTTCAGGATCGTCGCGTGCGTCAGGCGATCGCCATGCTCTGGGATTTCGAATGGAGCAACCGGCAAATGATGCGCAGCATGTACCTGCGTCAGCGTAGCTTCTTCTCCCACAGCGCACTGGCGGCTACTGCATTGCCGGATGCCGAAGAGCTGAAGATTCTTGAGCCGTTGCGCGGGCAGATTCCCGATGAAGTGTTCACCACGGTGTTTGAAGCACCGAAAACCGACGGCAGTGGCAACATCCGCGCGGAACAATTGCAGGCGCTGAAACTGCTGGAGGCCGCTGGCTGGAAACCTCAGGGCGATCAGTTGGTGAACGCCAATGGCGAGCCGCTGCACTTCACGTTTCTCAATGGCCAGAAAGGTTTCGAACGGCTGTTGTTACCGTTCAAACGCAACCTGGCGCAGATCGGCATCGGCTTCGATATCCGCCAGGTCGACACCGCGCAATACACCAACCGCGTGCGCAATCGCGACTACGACATGATCGTCGCCGGTTACCCGGTGAGTCAGGCACCGGGGCGCGAGATGTTCAATTACTTCGGCTCCGACGGTGCCGCTGATCCCGGCTCGAACAATTACATGGTGCTGCGCGATCCGGCCGTCGATGCACTGCTCGAAGGGCTGGTGCAGGCCGACAATCGCGAGAGTCTGCTGCGCCATGCTCATGCGCTGGATCGGGTGTTGCAGTGGGGCTATTACTGGGTGCCCAACTATTACCCGCCAGGGATTTCCACGGTGTGGTGGAACCGCTTCGGCCGACCGGCGATTGCCCCGCTGTATGACGCCGGCCTCGACACCTGGTGGGAAATCAGCCCGACCGCACTGACCACAACGCAGATGCACAAGGAGTACGCCCATGTGGGGTTATAG